One stretch of Pseudomonas azotoformans DNA includes these proteins:
- a CDS encoding sterol desaturase family protein, whose amino-acid sequence MAHPTETFRARYRAQVAPHYNPWLHASFVFGYGIACISLAWSSTHQITALQWLTVPATLVFFNLCIYLVHRHLGHHKHALARLFYARHTGDHHSFFTPGHMTYDSPRDWRVILFPAWLIVLHSLAITLPAWWLLQQLSPNVAGLFAGCMILGYLLYELFHACEHLPADHPVARLPWLRQMHQLHALHHRRELMQGRNFNIVLPLMDYLFGTLYWEPGPHDNQESS is encoded by the coding sequence ATGGCCCATCCCACCGAGACCTTTCGCGCCCGTTACCGTGCCCAAGTCGCGCCCCACTACAACCCCTGGCTCCACGCCAGTTTCGTGTTCGGCTACGGCATCGCGTGCATCAGCCTGGCCTGGTCATCGACGCACCAGATCACCGCGCTGCAATGGCTGACCGTGCCCGCGACGCTGGTGTTCTTCAACCTGTGTATCTACCTGGTACACCGCCACCTCGGCCACCACAAACACGCCCTGGCCCGCCTGTTTTATGCGCGCCACACCGGCGATCACCACAGTTTTTTCACCCCCGGCCACATGACCTACGACAGCCCTCGGGACTGGCGCGTCATCCTGTTCCCGGCCTGGCTGATCGTGCTGCACAGCCTGGCGATCACCCTGCCCGCCTGGTGGCTGCTCCAGCAGTTGAGCCCCAACGTCGCCGGATTGTTCGCCGGGTGCATGATCCTCGGGTATTTGCTTTACGAATTGTTTCACGCCTGCGAACACCTGCCCGCCGACCACCCGGTGGCACGCCTGCCGTGGCTGCGCCAGATGCATCAGTTGCATGCCCTGCATCACCGCCGTGAGCTGATGCAGGGGCGCAATTTCAATATCGTCCTCCCGCTGATGGATTACTTGTTCGGCACCCTGTACTGGGAGCCGGGCCCCCACGACAACCAGGAATCGTCATGA
- a CDS encoding lipocalin-like domain-containing protein encodes MLLLSACDKAPVPVESFAGLGSDAADFSRVVPGKVFSFPEDHGPHAGFRIEWWYVTANLKDAQGNVFGVQWTLFRNALKAGPVQAGWHDSTVWLGHAAVTSATRHYAAERYARGGVGQAGAQAVPFNAWIDDWSFVTRPGADSPLADMQLKASGAQFAYDLHLTSSRPLVLQGDHGYSRKSDQGQASYYYSQPFFSARGSVSIDGRVYQVSGPAWLDREWSSQPLTASQTGWDWFSLHLDRGEQLMLFRVRQTDGASYLTGTWIDREGHTQTLHNADIQLQPLETTTLEGRKIPTRWSLKVPGKQLDITAQAVNPNAWMNLSIPYWEGPVQFEGGVGYLEMTGY; translated from the coding sequence TTGTTGTTGCTGAGTGCCTGTGACAAAGCGCCTGTTCCCGTAGAGAGCTTTGCCGGCCTGGGCAGCGACGCGGCGGATTTTTCCCGGGTGGTGCCCGGCAAGGTGTTCAGCTTCCCCGAGGATCACGGCCCCCATGCGGGCTTTCGTATCGAATGGTGGTACGTCACCGCCAACCTCAAGGACGCGCAAGGCAATGTCTTCGGCGTGCAGTGGACGCTGTTTCGCAACGCGCTCAAGGCCGGGCCGGTACAAGCGGGCTGGCACGACTCCACCGTGTGGCTCGGCCACGCCGCTGTCACGTCCGCCACCCGCCATTACGCCGCCGAACGTTACGCACGCGGCGGCGTCGGCCAGGCCGGAGCCCAGGCAGTGCCGTTCAACGCCTGGATCGATGATTGGAGTTTCGTCACCCGCCCTGGTGCCGATAGCCCTCTGGCGGACATGCAACTCAAGGCCAGCGGTGCGCAATTCGCCTACGACCTGCACCTTACGTCCAGCCGTCCATTGGTGCTGCAGGGCGACCACGGCTATAGCCGCAAATCCGACCAGGGCCAGGCGTCTTACTACTACAGTCAGCCGTTTTTCAGTGCCCGTGGCAGCGTCAGCATTGACGGCAGGGTGTATCAAGTCAGCGGCCCGGCCTGGCTCGACCGTGAATGGAGCAGCCAGCCGTTGACCGCCAGCCAGACCGGCTGGGACTGGTTCTCCCTGCACCTGGACCGGGGCGAGCAATTGATGTTGTTCCGAGTACGGCAAACCGATGGCGCGTCCTACCTGACCGGCACCTGGATTGATCGCGAGGGCCATACGCAAACCCTGCACAACGCGGATATCCAGCTTCAGCCCCTGGAAACCACGACCCTTGAAGGGCGCAAGATCCCCACTCGCTGGTCGCTGAAGGTCCCCGGCAAGCAGCTGGATATCACCGCGCAAGCGGTCAACCCGAATGCCTGGATGAACCTGAGTATCCCGTACTGGGAAGGCCCGGTGCAGTTCGAAGGTGGGGTGGGTTACCTGGAAATGACTGGGTATTAG
- a CDS encoding ABC transporter permease encodes MQQGAQVNTSINTVDSSRLRLNLTRLVRSPAFYPFVGLVVVTLVMILASDTFLTASNLSNIARQVSINAIIAVGMTCVILTGGIDLSVGPVMALSGTLTAGLMVAGLPPGLAIGAGMLIGVAFGIGNGLFVAYLHMPPIIVTLATMGIARGLGLMYTDGYPISGLPEWFGFFGRQSLFGIEVPILIMLITYAAAYVLLQHTRIGRYIYAIGGNEEAVRLSGVRAARFKLLVYGISGLTAAIAGLVLTSRLMSGQPNAGVSFELDAIAAVVLGGASIAGGRGVIVGTLLGAMLLGVLNNGLNMLGVSPYVQSVIKGAIILLAIFISRQRHK; translated from the coding sequence ATGCAACAGGGGGCTCAAGTGAATACGTCCATTAACACCGTCGACAGCAGCCGGCTGCGCCTGAACCTGACGCGGCTGGTGCGCTCGCCAGCGTTCTACCCGTTCGTGGGGCTGGTGGTGGTGACTCTGGTGATGATCCTCGCCAGCGATACCTTCCTGACGGCCAGCAACCTGTCGAACATCGCCCGCCAGGTGTCGATCAACGCGATCATCGCGGTGGGCATGACCTGCGTGATCCTCACCGGCGGCATCGATCTCTCGGTGGGGCCGGTGATGGCGTTGTCCGGTACGCTCACCGCCGGGTTGATGGTCGCGGGCCTGCCGCCGGGCCTGGCGATTGGCGCGGGGATGTTGATCGGTGTGGCCTTCGGCATCGGTAACGGCCTGTTCGTCGCCTACCTGCACATGCCGCCGATCATCGTGACCCTGGCGACCATGGGCATCGCCCGTGGCCTGGGCCTGATGTACACCGACGGCTACCCGATTTCCGGGCTGCCGGAGTGGTTCGGCTTCTTCGGTCGCCAGAGCCTGTTCGGCATCGAAGTACCGATCCTGATCATGCTGATCACCTACGCCGCCGCCTATGTGCTGCTGCAACACACGCGCATCGGCCGCTACATCTACGCCATCGGCGGCAATGAAGAAGCGGTGCGCCTGTCCGGCGTGCGCGCCGCGCGCTTCAAGCTGCTGGTGTATGGCATCAGCGGCCTGACCGCAGCGATTGCCGGGCTGGTACTCACCTCACGCCTGATGAGCGGCCAGCCGAATGCCGGCGTGTCGTTCGAGCTGGATGCGATTGCCGCCGTGGTACTCGGCGGGGCATCGATTGCTGGCGGGCGCGGGGTGATCGTCGGCACCTTGCTCGGCGCCATGCTGCTTGGCGTGCTGAACAACGGCCTGAACATGCTTGGCGTGTCGCCCTACGTCCAGAGCGTGATCAAGGGCGCGATCATTTTGCTGGCGATTTTCATCAGCCGTCAGCGCCACAAATAA
- a CDS encoding alcohol dehydrogenase catalytic domain-containing protein, with amino-acid sequence MDKHTDMQAVVCHGPKDYRLERIGKPQARANELVIRIAACGICASDCKCHSGAAMFWGGDNPWVKAPVVPGHEFFGYVVEVGEGAAEHFEVAVGDKVIAEQIVPCGKCRFCKSGKYWMCEVHNIFGFQREVAEGGMAQYMRIPKTAIVHKIPESVSLEDSALVEPMACSIHTVNRGDIQLDDVVVIAGAGTLGLCMVQVAALKTPKKLVVIDMVDERLELAKQFGADVVINPARDNAREIINGLTDNYGCDVYIETTGVPAGVTQGLDLIRKLGRFVEFSVFGAETSVDWSIIGDRKELDVRGAHLGPYCYPIAIDLFERGLVTSKGIVTHDFPLDDWAEAFELANSTKSIKVLLKPVV; translated from the coding sequence ATGGACAAGCACACCGATATGCAAGCCGTCGTCTGCCACGGCCCCAAAGACTACCGCCTGGAACGCATCGGCAAACCCCAGGCCCGCGCCAATGAACTGGTGATCCGCATCGCCGCCTGCGGTATCTGCGCCAGCGACTGCAAATGCCACTCGGGCGCCGCGATGTTCTGGGGTGGCGACAACCCCTGGGTCAAGGCGCCGGTGGTGCCGGGGCACGAGTTTTTCGGTTATGTGGTGGAAGTGGGCGAGGGCGCCGCCGAGCACTTTGAAGTCGCGGTCGGCGACAAGGTGATCGCCGAGCAGATCGTGCCCTGTGGCAAGTGCCGCTTCTGCAAATCCGGCAAGTACTGGATGTGCGAAGTGCACAACATCTTCGGCTTCCAGCGTGAAGTGGCCGAAGGCGGCATGGCCCAGTACATGCGCATTCCCAAGACCGCCATCGTGCACAAGATTCCCGAGTCGGTGTCGCTGGAAGACTCGGCGCTGGTGGAACCGATGGCCTGCTCGATCCACACCGTCAACCGTGGCGATATCCAGCTTGACGACGTGGTGGTGATCGCCGGCGCCGGCACCCTCGGCCTGTGCATGGTCCAGGTCGCCGCGTTGAAGACCCCGAAGAAACTGGTGGTGATCGACATGGTCGACGAACGACTGGAACTGGCGAAGCAATTTGGCGCCGACGTGGTGATCAACCCGGCCCGTGACAACGCCCGCGAGATCATCAACGGCCTCACCGACAACTACGGTTGCGACGTCTACATCGAAACCACTGGCGTACCGGCCGGCGTCACCCAGGGCCTGGACCTGATCCGCAAGCTCGGGCGGTTTGTCGAGTTCAGCGTGTTCGGCGCCGAGACCAGCGTCGACTGGTCGATCATCGGCGACCGCAAGGAGCTGGACGTACGCGGCGCGCACCTTGGCCCGTATTGCTACCCGATCGCCATCGACCTGTTCGAGCGCGGCCTGGTCACGTCCAAAGGCATCGTCACCCATGACTTCCCGCTGGACGACTGGGCCGAAGCCTTCGAGCTGGCCAACTCGACCAAGTCGATCAAGGTGCTGTTGAAGCCGGTGGTTTGA
- a CDS encoding SMP-30/gluconolactonase/LRE family protein: protein MSTRPKKLRHLLFVLFLLVIAFLLLMPTKVQPVNWTPPKPPSLKDGPYAENQRLKGVQKIGAQDIAGPEALLLDAQGYLISGLHDGRIIRTAPDSRSLEVLANTGGRPLGMALHPDGRLIIADGIKGLLALDANHQLTTLSTGANNVPFGFTNDVTVDASGRYTYFSDASSRWGYGQDGEAVIEHGGDGRLLRYDFSNGTTEVLLDQLQFANGVALGPDENYVLVNETGAYRISRYWLKGERAGSHDLFIDNLPGLPDNLSFNGQDRFWVALYSPRNPLLDSFAGYPMLRKVMVRALMVVPKPIERKAFVLGLDTQGKVIANLQDGSAGNYSPITTAREYGEWLYLGSLKSTSMARLPLALALAP, encoded by the coding sequence ATGAGTACCCGTCCCAAAAAACTGCGTCATCTGTTGTTTGTGCTGTTTCTGCTGGTGATCGCCTTCTTGCTGTTGATGCCCACCAAAGTGCAACCGGTGAACTGGACACCGCCCAAGCCGCCGTCGCTGAAGGACGGCCCCTACGCCGAAAACCAGCGCCTCAAGGGCGTGCAGAAGATCGGCGCGCAGGACATCGCCGGGCCAGAGGCGTTGCTGCTGGATGCCCAGGGTTATCTGATCAGTGGCTTGCATGACGGGCGCATCATCCGCACCGCGCCTGACAGCCGCAGCCTGGAGGTGCTGGCCAACACCGGCGGGCGGCCTCTGGGTATGGCGCTGCACCCGGATGGGCGCTTGATCATTGCCGATGGCATCAAGGGCTTGCTCGCCCTGGATGCAAACCACCAACTCACCACCCTGAGCACGGGTGCCAATAATGTCCCCTTCGGCTTCACCAATGACGTCACCGTGGACGCCAGCGGGCGTTATACCTACTTCAGCGATGCATCAAGCCGCTGGGGTTATGGGCAGGACGGCGAAGCGGTGATCGAACATGGCGGCGATGGTCGGCTGCTGCGCTATGACTTCAGCAACGGCACCACCGAGGTGCTGCTCGACCAGCTGCAATTCGCCAATGGCGTGGCCCTGGGCCCGGATGAAAATTATGTACTGGTCAATGAGACCGGCGCCTATCGCATCAGCCGGTATTGGCTCAAGGGGGAACGTGCCGGCAGCCATGACCTGTTTATCGACAACCTGCCCGGCCTGCCGGACAACCTCAGTTTCAACGGCCAGGACCGTTTCTGGGTAGCACTGTATTCACCGCGCAACCCGCTGCTGGACAGTTTCGCCGGCTACCCCATGCTGCGCAAAGTGATGGTGCGGGCGTTGATGGTGGTGCCCAAGCCGATCGAGCGCAAAGCCTTCGTGCTGGGGTTGGATACGCAAGGCAAGGTGATTGCCAATTTGCAGGATGGCAGTGCAGGAAATTACTCGCCCATTACTACCGCTCGGGAATACGGCGAGTGGCTGTACCTGGGCTCGCTGAAGAGTACGAGCATGGCGCGACTGCCGTTGGCACTGGCGTTGGCGCCCTGA
- a CDS encoding LacI family DNA-binding transcriptional regulator, whose translation MNKKKSVTISDIAKQVGMTTITVSRALSKPDLVKPATLARILEVARELDYVPNAFARGLKRSESLIIGVITASVDNPFYSEMIKAISREAKQHGYTIMLVDTDELEELESKAVDTLLGYRVAGIILSPVSDEPGYQPDYLERLANGKTPVVLLDRTIHDSPFSRVVLDNYHSGIQAAHYLLRQTPDLRRLLVLTGPEHSRITVERLKGLREVLAEHPQVQVEVQAGDYTLMPSYLHTLDYLAEHSAPDAIMGFNQLITLGALRALRMHNIPHDSLTICGIDRLPFADIFGVPIACVAHDASLAGSSAVRLLLDRLEDPSKPRDKVVIAGQLENG comes from the coding sequence ATGAACAAGAAAAAGTCCGTCACCATCAGCGACATCGCCAAACAGGTCGGCATGACCACCATCACGGTGTCACGGGCGCTGAGCAAACCTGACCTGGTCAAGCCGGCCACCCTGGCACGCATCCTCGAAGTGGCGCGTGAGTTGGACTATGTGCCCAACGCCTTCGCCCGCGGGCTCAAGCGCAGTGAAAGCCTGATCATCGGCGTGATCACGGCGTCGGTGGACAACCCGTTCTACAGCGAAATGATCAAGGCGATTTCCCGCGAGGCCAAGCAGCACGGCTACACCATCATGCTGGTGGACACCGATGAACTGGAAGAACTGGAAAGCAAGGCCGTGGACACCCTGCTGGGCTACCGTGTGGCGGGGATCATCCTGTCGCCGGTCTCGGATGAGCCGGGCTACCAGCCCGACTACCTCGAACGCCTGGCCAACGGCAAGACCCCGGTGGTGCTGCTCGACCGCACGATCCACGACAGCCCGTTCAGCCGTGTGGTGCTCGACAACTACCACAGCGGCATCCAGGCCGCGCACTACCTGCTGCGCCAGACGCCCGACCTCAGGCGCCTGCTGGTGCTGACCGGCCCCGAACATTCACGCATCACCGTGGAGCGCCTCAAGGGCCTGCGCGAAGTGCTGGCCGAGCACCCGCAGGTGCAGGTCGAAGTGCAGGCCGGCGACTACACGCTGATGCCGTCCTACCTGCATACCCTCGACTACCTGGCCGAACACTCGGCGCCGGACGCGATCATGGGGTTCAACCAGTTGATCACCCTCGGCGCGCTGCGCGCGTTGCGCATGCACAACATCCCCCACGACAGCCTGACCATCTGCGGCATCGACCGCCTGCCCTTCGCCGATATCTTCGGCGTGCCCATCGCCTGCGTGGCCCATGATGCATCCCTGGCCGGCAGCAGCGCGGTACGCCTGCTGCTCGACCGCCTCGAAGATCCGAGCAAGCCCCGGGACAAGGTGGTCATCGCCGGCCAGTTGGAAAACGGCTAG
- a CDS encoding FGGY-family carbohydrate kinase — translation MNYVMGVDIGTQSTKALLVDAQGTIIAQHSQGYRVDTPKVRWAEQWPQVWLDAVEACVAQCMAKAGVAKDQVKALCISSLYGGSGIAVDAQLTPLHPCLIWMDRRAGEQVAWVREHVDLERLFEVTGNSVDSYYGFTKMLWLKQHQPEVWAKTRYLLPPNSYLNWCFTGELAVDHSSAGNIGGVYDVKARGWSAEMLDALGIPQAMMPQRLVHSGEVVGGLLEAWATLLGLQAGTPILAGGVDAAMATLAAGVTQPGNHVAMIGTSMCWGYLNQQVDAHHGLVSMPHVYNGHRDLYIFGGAITAGASVNWFREQFCQAEEQQAEASGQDSLVLLEQRAMHIPAGSEGLLFLPYLMGERSPVWDDRASGSFVGLNLYHSRIHLYRAVLEGVSLALRHNIEAGTRGAHSLDPRLIVVGGASHSDLWMQIIADVTRYPVYTIVQEVEAALGAALLAAHTVGLVSDAAMDKGWVQLELRAEPKAQNVEAYDRAFGEYLKLYPALKPIMHSLQEN, via the coding sequence ATGAATTACGTGATGGGGGTCGACATCGGAACCCAGAGCACCAAGGCGCTGCTGGTGGATGCTCAAGGCACGATCATCGCCCAGCACAGCCAGGGGTATCGGGTGGATACCCCGAAAGTGCGCTGGGCCGAACAATGGCCGCAGGTCTGGCTGGACGCCGTCGAGGCCTGTGTGGCGCAGTGCATGGCCAAGGCCGGCGTGGCGAAAGACCAGGTCAAGGCGCTGTGCATCAGCAGCCTGTACGGCGGTTCGGGGATTGCGGTGGATGCGCAGCTCACACCGCTGCACCCGTGCCTGATCTGGATGGACCGCCGCGCCGGCGAGCAGGTGGCCTGGGTGCGCGAGCATGTGGACCTGGAGCGCCTGTTCGAGGTGACCGGCAACTCGGTGGACAGCTACTACGGCTTCACCAAGATGCTCTGGCTCAAGCAGCACCAACCCGAGGTGTGGGCCAAGACCCGCTACCTGCTGCCGCCGAACAGCTATCTCAACTGGTGCTTCACCGGTGAGTTGGCGGTGGACCACAGCAGTGCCGGCAACATTGGTGGCGTCTACGACGTGAAGGCGCGTGGCTGGTCGGCCGAGATGCTCGATGCGCTGGGTATCCCGCAGGCCATGATGCCGCAGCGCTTGGTGCATTCCGGGGAGGTGGTCGGTGGTTTGCTTGAGGCCTGGGCGACACTCCTGGGCCTGCAGGCGGGCACACCGATTCTGGCCGGTGGCGTCGATGCGGCCATGGCAACCTTGGCGGCGGGTGTGACTCAGCCAGGCAACCACGTGGCAATGATCGGCACCAGCATGTGCTGGGGTTACCTGAACCAACAGGTGGATGCCCATCACGGTTTGGTCAGCATGCCCCACGTCTACAACGGCCACCGCGACCTGTACATCTTTGGCGGTGCGATCACCGCCGGTGCCTCGGTGAACTGGTTTCGCGAGCAGTTCTGCCAGGCGGAAGAGCAACAGGCCGAGGCCAGCGGCCAGGACAGCCTGGTGCTGCTGGAACAGCGGGCGATGCATATCCCGGCGGGCAGCGAAGGGTTGTTGTTCCTACCCTACCTGATGGGTGAGCGCAGCCCGGTGTGGGATGACCGCGCCAGTGGCAGCTTTGTCGGGTTGAACCTGTATCACAGCAGAATCCACCTGTATCGCGCAGTGCTGGAAGGGGTGAGTCTTGCCCTGCGCCATAACATCGAAGCGGGCACACGCGGCGCGCATTCCCTCGACCCGCGCTTGATCGTAGTGGGCGGGGCGAGCCATTCGGACCTGTGGATGCAGATCATCGCCGACGTTACGCGGTACCCGGTGTACACCATCGTGCAGGAGGTTGAGGCAGCGCTGGGCGCGGCGTTGTTGGCGGCGCATACGGTGGGGTTGGTGAGTGATGCGGCGATGGACAAGGGCTGGGTGCAACTGGAGCTGCGCGCTGAGCCCAAGGCGCAAAACGTCGAGGCGTATGACCGCGCATTCGGCGAATACCTGAAGCTGTATCCGGCCCTGAAACCGATCATGCACAGCCTGCAGGAGAACTGA
- a CDS encoding substrate-binding domain-containing protein: protein MKMLPKTLCLLAVSITLGTAAPAFADAAKPIRIGASFQEINNPYFVTMKNALEEAGATIGAKLIITDARHDVSKQVSDVEDMLQKGIDILLINPTDSVGVQSAVKSAHAAGVVVVAVDAQADGPLDSFVGSKNFDAGFQACEHLAKSIGDKGNIAILDGIAVVPILERVRGCKEAVAKHPDIKIVSIQNGKQERDQALTVTENMLQAQPTLKGIFSVNDNGSLGALSAIEASGLDVKLVSVDGAPEAIKAIQKPGSKFIATSAQYPRDQIRLALGIALAKKWGSQVPASIPVDITLIDQAKAKDFSW from the coding sequence ATGAAAATGCTCCCGAAAACCCTGTGTTTATTGGCTGTAAGCATCACCCTCGGCACCGCTGCCCCCGCTTTTGCCGACGCCGCCAAGCCGATCCGCATCGGCGCGTCCTTCCAGGAAATCAACAACCCCTATTTCGTCACCATGAAAAACGCCCTGGAAGAAGCCGGGGCGACCATCGGTGCGAAATTGATCATCACCGACGCCCGCCATGACGTGTCCAAGCAGGTCAGCGACGTTGAAGACATGCTGCAAAAAGGCATCGATATCCTGCTGATCAACCCCACCGACTCGGTCGGCGTGCAATCGGCCGTCAAGTCCGCCCACGCCGCCGGTGTAGTGGTGGTTGCGGTCGATGCCCAGGCGGACGGCCCGCTGGACTCCTTCGTCGGTTCGAAAAACTTCGACGCCGGCTTCCAGGCCTGTGAACACCTGGCCAAGAGCATTGGCGACAAAGGCAATATCGCCATCCTCGACGGCATTGCCGTGGTACCGATCCTGGAGCGTGTGCGCGGTTGCAAAGAAGCCGTGGCCAAGCACCCGGACATCAAGATTGTCAGCATCCAGAACGGCAAGCAGGAACGTGACCAGGCGCTGACCGTCACCGAAAACATGCTGCAGGCGCAACCGACGCTCAAGGGCATTTTCAGCGTGAATGACAACGGCTCCCTCGGCGCACTCTCGGCCATCGAAGCCAGTGGCCTGGACGTGAAGCTGGTCAGCGTCGACGGCGCGCCGGAAGCGATCAAGGCGATCCAGAAGCCGGGCAGCAAATTCATCGCCACCTCGGCGCAATACCCTCGTGACCAGATCCGCCTTGCCCTGGGCATCGCCCTGGCCAAGAAGTGGGGCTCGCAAGTGCCGGCCAGCATCCCGGTGGACATCACCCTGATCGACCAGGCCAAGGCCAAGGATTTCAGCTGGTAA
- a CDS encoding SDR family oxidoreductase, with product MNAAFDFTHHRILVTGASSGIGREIALQLIASGADVFALGRDAQALAQLGCRSLCLDIADSAALDNALQDLPPLHGLVNCAGISRLEPAAAISAEAFDQVMNVNARAAAQVASRVAAKMIEAQIAGSIVNVSSQASLVALDDHLGYCASKAALDAITRVQCAEWGRFGIRVNSVNPTVTLTPMATMAWSAPAKRDPALAAIPLGRFAQTAEVALPVLFLLSRAASMISGVSLPIDGGYTSR from the coding sequence ATGAACGCCGCCTTCGACTTCACCCACCACCGCATCCTCGTCACCGGCGCCAGCAGCGGCATTGGCCGTGAAATCGCCCTACAACTGATCGCCAGCGGCGCCGACGTGTTTGCCCTCGGCCGCGACGCGCAGGCCCTGGCCCAACTCGGTTGCCGCAGCCTCTGCCTGGACATCGCTGACAGCGCGGCCCTCGACAACGCCCTGCAAGACCTGCCGCCGCTGCACGGCCTGGTCAACTGCGCCGGCATCTCGCGCCTGGAACCTGCCGCTGCCATCAGCGCCGAGGCATTTGACCAAGTGATGAACGTCAATGCCCGCGCCGCCGCGCAGGTCGCCAGCCGTGTGGCGGCGAAAATGATCGAAGCGCAGATCGCCGGCAGCATCGTCAACGTCTCCAGCCAGGCCTCGTTGGTGGCGCTGGACGATCACCTTGGCTACTGCGCCTCCAAGGCTGCGCTGGATGCGATCACCCGCGTGCAATGTGCCGAGTGGGGCCGCTTCGGCATTCGCGTCAACAGCGTCAACCCCACGGTCACGCTCACACCGATGGCGACCATGGCGTGGTCCGCACCGGCCAAGCGTGACCCGGCGCTGGCGGCGATTCCTTTGGGGCGTTTTGCGCAAACCGCGGAAGTGGCCCTGCCGGTGCTGTTCCTGCTGAGCCGGGCGGCGAGCATGATCAGCGGTGTCAGCCTGCCCATCGACGGCGGCTATACCAGCCGCTAG
- a CDS encoding sugar ABC transporter ATP-binding protein, producing MSSLLKLENICKRYPGVQALKSINLQVERGEIHALLGENGAGKSTLMKILGGVEHQDEGQILIDGQACQFATYRDAIAAGIGIVFQEFSLIPYLTAVENIFLGHELSNRFGLLRKREMVAASEALFKRLGVTLDLQCAVKHLSVAEQQFVEIAKALALDARLLVLDEPTATLTPSEAELLFEIMRELKRQGVAVIFISHHLEEIFQVCDRISVLRDGGNVGVTEVADSDIDRLVEMMVGRRLACSFPPKPSSARGPLLLEVKDIQLVRNGPRNSFQLHKGEILGFAGLVGSGRTELALGMMGARPSVSKDVWLRGEKITLDDPAQALAHGIGLLPESRKSEGLITDFSIRENISLNNLPKYQNASGLIDKARESASVEDLMRQLSIKAPSGESRVFNLSGGNQQKVVIARWINHHCDVLVFDEPTRGIDVGVKAQIYALMRSLTEQGYAIIMISSELPEVIGMCDRVAVFHKGAIVKVLEASAVNPQEVMRHATGGSSEYVH from the coding sequence ATGAGCAGTCTTCTGAAGCTGGAAAACATCTGTAAGCGGTACCCGGGCGTACAGGCCCTCAAGTCCATCAACCTGCAGGTCGAGCGCGGCGAGATCCATGCCTTGCTCGGCGAAAATGGCGCGGGCAAATCGACCCTGATGAAGATCCTCGGCGGTGTCGAGCATCAGGACGAAGGCCAGATCCTGATCGATGGCCAGGCCTGCCAGTTTGCGACCTACCGCGATGCAATCGCCGCCGGCATCGGCATCGTGTTCCAGGAATTCAGCCTGATTCCCTACCTCACGGCCGTGGAAAACATCTTCCTCGGCCATGAGCTCAGCAACCGTTTCGGCCTGCTGCGCAAGCGCGAAATGGTCGCGGCCAGCGAGGCGCTGTTCAAGCGCCTGGGCGTGACCCTCGACCTGCAATGCGCGGTCAAGCACCTGAGCGTGGCCGAACAGCAGTTCGTCGAAATCGCCAAGGCCCTGGCCCTGGATGCGCGCCTGCTGGTGCTCGACGAACCCACCGCCACCCTCACGCCGAGCGAGGCCGAGCTGCTGTTCGAGATCATGCGCGAGCTCAAGCGCCAGGGCGTGGCGGTGATCTTTATCTCCCATCACCTGGAGGAGATTTTCCAGGTGTGCGACCGCATCAGCGTGTTGCGCGACGGCGGCAATGTCGGCGTCACCGAGGTGGCCGACAGTGACATCGACCGCCTGGTCGAGATGATGGTCGGGCGCCGCCTGGCATGCAGTTTTCCGCCCAAACCGAGCAGCGCACGCGGGCCGTTGTTGCTGGAGGTCAAGGACATCCAGCTGGTGCGCAACGGGCCCCGCAACAGCTTCCAGTTGCACAAGGGCGAGATTCTCGGCTTTGCGGGTCTGGTCGGCTCCGGTCGCACCGAGCTGGCCCTGGGCATGATGGGCGCGCGGCCGTCGGTGAGCAAAGACGTGTGGCTGCGCGGCGAGAAAATCACCCTGGATGACCCGGCCCAGGCGCTCGCCCACGGCATCGGCCTGCTGCCGGAAAGCCGCAAGAGCGAAGGGCTGATCACCGATTTCAGCATTCGTGAAAACATCTCGCTGAACAACCTGCCCAAATACCAGAACGCTTCGGGCCTGATCGACAAGGCCAGGGAAAGCGCCAGCGTCGAAGACCTGATGCGCCAGCTGTCGATCAAGGCGCCCAGCGGCGAAAGCCGGGTGTTCAACCTCAGTGGCGGCAACCAGCAGAAGGTGGTGATCGCCCGCTGGATCAACCACCACTGCGACGTGCTGGTGTTCGACGAACCCACCCGAGGCATCGACGTGGGGGTCAAGGCGCAGATCTACGCGCTGATGCGCAGCCTCACCGAACAGGGCTACGCAATCATCATGATTTCCTCCGAGCTGCCGGAAGTCATCGGCATGTGCGACCGCGTCGCCGTGTTCCACAAGGGCGCGATCGTCAAGGTCCTCGAAGCGTCCGCCGTCAATCCTCAAGAGGTCATGCGCCATGCAACAGGGGGCTCAAGTGAATACGTCCATTAA